One stretch of Streptomyces agglomeratus DNA includes these proteins:
- a CDS encoding aldo/keto reductase, translating to MPFARLAAATTATAHFGLGLAAVGRPAYITPGRDRDLPAGRTPDALRECAHELLDAAYAQGVRYLDVARSYGRAEEFLGEWLRARPEVQDVVIGSKWGYTYTADWRTDADVHEVKDHSLAAFERQYAETAALLGDRLDLYQIHSVTPDSPALTDPALHARLAELAAGGVTVGISTSGPGQAEAIRSALAVTVDGEPLFRTVQATYNLLETSAGPALAEAHEAGLTVIVKEALANGRLAGPAAPAALRAVAGETGFSCDAVAMAVILRLPWAGVVLSGAATAVQLVSNVHAAVVDLDDSHMARLAESVEEPGAYWKHRSELPWS from the coding sequence ATGCCCTTTGCCCGGCTGGCTGCGGCTACCACTGCCACCGCCCACTTCGGACTCGGCCTCGCGGCCGTCGGCCGTCCGGCGTACATCACGCCCGGCCGGGACCGTGATCTGCCTGCCGGCCGCACCCCGGACGCCCTGCGCGAGTGCGCCCACGAACTGCTGGACGCCGCCTACGCGCAGGGCGTGCGCTACCTGGACGTCGCGCGTTCGTACGGCCGTGCGGAGGAGTTCCTCGGGGAGTGGCTGCGCGCCAGGCCCGAGGTCCAGGACGTGGTGATCGGCAGCAAGTGGGGCTACACGTACACCGCCGACTGGCGTACGGACGCCGACGTCCACGAGGTCAAGGACCACAGCTTGGCGGCCTTCGAACGGCAGTACGCCGAGACCGCCGCCCTGCTGGGCGACCGCCTCGACCTGTACCAGATCCACTCGGTCACCCCCGACAGCCCGGCGCTCACAGACCCGGCGCTGCACGCCCGGCTGGCGGAGCTGGCCGCCGGTGGCGTCACCGTCGGCATCTCCACGAGCGGTCCCGGCCAGGCCGAAGCCATCCGGTCGGCGCTCGCCGTGACGGTCGACGGCGAGCCGCTGTTCCGTACGGTCCAGGCGACGTACAACCTGCTGGAGACCTCGGCGGGGCCGGCGCTGGCCGAGGCTCACGAGGCGGGCCTCACCGTGATCGTGAAAGAGGCCCTGGCGAACGGCAGGCTCGCCGGACCCGCCGCCCCGGCCGCGCTGCGCGCCGTAGCCGGGGAGACCGGCTTCTCGTGCGACGCCGTCGCCATGGCGGTGATCCTGCGGCTGCCCTGGGCGGGCGTCGTCCTGTCCGGCGCGGCGACCGCGGTCCAGCTGGTCTCCAACGTGCACGCCGCGGTGGTGGACCTGGACGACAGTCACATGGCCCGTCTGGCGGAGTCGGTGGAGGAGCCGGGGGCGTACTGGAAGCACCGCTCGGAACTGCCCTGGAGCTGA
- a CDS encoding TetR/AcrR family transcriptional regulator, protein MTVDREQVLRTAAALLSRKATATMDEVAKSAGIGRATLHRHFAGREALVKALEGLGIREFEAALDAARLNEGTAEEGLRRLIAEIEPAAGLLAFLVTENQLFEGAQVHEGWGRLDARVSAHFRRGQQQGEFRIDLTPAWLTEALYGLIGTGAWAVQDGRVAAKDFQYMIVELLLGGARRNVEQ, encoded by the coding sequence ATGACTGTCGATCGCGAGCAGGTGCTCCGCACCGCGGCCGCCCTCCTCTCCCGCAAGGCGACCGCGACCATGGACGAGGTCGCCAAGTCGGCCGGCATCGGCCGGGCCACCCTGCACCGCCACTTCGCCGGTCGCGAGGCCCTGGTCAAGGCCCTCGAAGGGCTCGGCATCCGTGAGTTCGAGGCGGCGCTCGACGCGGCCCGGCTGAACGAGGGAACCGCCGAGGAAGGGCTGCGCCGCCTGATCGCCGAGATCGAGCCCGCCGCCGGTCTGCTCGCCTTCCTCGTCACGGAGAACCAGCTCTTCGAAGGCGCACAGGTCCACGAGGGATGGGGCCGTCTGGACGCCCGCGTCTCCGCTCATTTCCGGCGCGGCCAGCAGCAGGGCGAGTTCCGGATCGACCTCACTCCGGCCTGGCTGACCGAGGCGCTGTACGGGCTCATCGGCACCGGCGCGTGGGCCGTCCAGGACGGCCGGGTGGCGGCGAAGGACTTCCAGTACATGATCGTCGAGTTGCTGCTCGGCGGAGCACGTCGGAACGTGGAGCAATGA
- a CDS encoding MFS transporter: protein MTSSGRHQMARSAVHHPGRWLALGVLVLAVLLVAVDATVLGLATPFLSEDLQPSGTQLLWIGDVYSFVIAGLLVSMGSLGDRIGRKKLLLCGAVAFGAVSVLNAYASSPEMMILARALLGVAGATLMPSTLALIRNIFHDAEERSFAIGIWGAAASAGAAVGPVVGGFLLENFWWGSVFLINVPVMLVLVLVGIKLLPESKDPAPGPWDLLSVGLSLVGMVGFVYAVKEAAAHGLAWGTGLTGLAGLAALFWFVRRQLTLPSPLLDMRLFHHRGFSGAVLADLLTILGLSGLVFFLSQFLQLVQERSPLESGLIELPAAAGAVAAGLAAGYVARRVSVRSAVTSGLVALGLGLLTCTIVTADTDVPLLVAAMVVGGIGAGLAFTVTADVILSSVPKEQAGAASAVSETAYELGAALGIALLGSIVTAIYRSFTVPPDTPAEVADAAHDSLGGAVEAAESLPADQAAALISAAQDAFTDGFQAGAWVGSVVLFATAVAAWFMLRGQKLAKGIVDDIE, encoded by the coding sequence ATGACCAGTAGCGGCCGGCACCAGATGGCGCGGAGCGCCGTCCACCATCCCGGCCGCTGGCTCGCGCTCGGCGTGCTCGTGCTCGCCGTGCTGCTCGTCGCCGTCGACGCGACCGTACTCGGCCTCGCGACGCCCTTCCTCAGCGAGGACCTCCAGCCCTCCGGCACCCAACTGCTGTGGATCGGTGACGTCTACTCGTTCGTCATCGCCGGCCTGCTCGTCTCGATGGGCAGCCTCGGCGACCGGATCGGGCGCAAGAAGCTGCTGCTGTGCGGCGCCGTCGCGTTCGGCGCCGTCTCGGTGCTCAACGCGTACGCCAGCAGCCCCGAGATGATGATCCTCGCCCGCGCGCTGCTCGGCGTGGCAGGCGCGACGCTGATGCCCTCCACGCTCGCGCTCATCCGCAACATCTTCCACGACGCCGAGGAACGCAGCTTCGCCATCGGCATCTGGGGCGCCGCCGCCTCGGCCGGCGCGGCCGTCGGCCCGGTGGTGGGCGGCTTCCTCCTGGAGAACTTCTGGTGGGGCTCGGTCTTCCTCATCAACGTGCCCGTGATGCTGGTCCTGGTCCTCGTCGGCATCAAACTGCTGCCCGAGTCCAAGGACCCGGCGCCCGGCCCCTGGGACCTGCTCAGCGTCGGGCTCTCACTCGTCGGCATGGTCGGCTTCGTGTACGCCGTCAAAGAGGCGGCGGCACACGGCCTCGCCTGGGGGACCGGGCTCACCGGGCTGGCCGGACTGGCGGCGCTCTTCTGGTTCGTACGGCGCCAGCTCACCCTCCCCTCGCCGCTGCTGGACATGCGGCTCTTCCACCACCGGGGGTTCTCGGGCGCGGTCCTCGCCGACCTGCTGACCATCCTCGGCCTGTCCGGCCTGGTCTTCTTCCTCTCGCAGTTCCTGCAACTCGTCCAGGAGCGCTCCCCCCTGGAATCGGGCCTCATCGAGCTGCCCGCAGCGGCCGGCGCGGTGGCCGCCGGTCTGGCGGCCGGCTACGTAGCGCGCAGGGTCTCGGTCCGCAGCGCGGTGACCAGCGGCCTGGTGGCGCTCGGACTCGGTCTGTTGACCTGCACCATCGTCACGGCGGACACCGACGTGCCGCTGCTCGTCGCGGCCATGGTCGTCGGCGGCATCGGGGCGGGACTGGCCTTCACCGTGACGGCGGACGTCATCCTCTCCAGCGTCCCCAAAGAGCAGGCGGGAGCCGCCTCGGCCGTCTCCGAGACGGCGTACGAACTGGGCGCGGCGCTCGGCATCGCGCTGCTCGGCTCGATCGTGACCGCCATCTACCGCAGCTTCACGGTGCCCCCGGACACCCCCGCCGAGGTGGCCGACGCCGCGCACGACTCCCTCGGCGGAGCCGTGGAGGCGGCGGAGTCCCTCCCGGCCGACCAGGCCGCCGCGCTCATCTCGGCGGCGCAGGACGCGTTCACGGACGGCTTCCAGGCGGGGGCGTGGGTGGGGTCGGTGGTGCTGTTCGCGACAGCGGTCGCGGCGTGGTTCATGCTGCGCGGCCAGAAGCTGGCGAAGGGCATCGTCGACGACATCGAGTGA
- a CDS encoding lysophospholipid acyltransferase family protein, translated as MSRLALIKAVLGPILRLMFRPQVEGAQNIPGTGPVILAGNHLTFIDSMIMPICCDRQVYYIGKDEYVTGKGLKGRLMAWFFTSCGMIPVDRDGGRGGVAALMTGRRVLEEGKIFSIYPEGTRSPDGRLYRGRTGIARLTLMTGAPVVPFAMIGTDKLQPGGAGLPRPGKVTVRFGEPMEFSRYEGMDRDRYVLRAVTDSVMAEVMRLSGQEYVDMYATKAKAA; from the coding sequence TTGTCCCGTCTCGCGCTCATCAAGGCAGTGCTCGGACCGATCCTGCGCCTGATGTTCCGCCCACAGGTGGAGGGCGCCCAGAACATTCCCGGGACCGGTCCGGTCATCCTGGCGGGCAACCATCTGACGTTCATCGACTCGATGATCATGCCGATCTGCTGCGACCGGCAGGTGTACTACATCGGCAAGGACGAGTACGTCACCGGCAAGGGGCTGAAGGGCCGGCTGATGGCCTGGTTCTTCACCAGCTGCGGCATGATCCCGGTGGACCGGGACGGTGGCCGCGGCGGTGTCGCGGCGCTGATGACGGGCCGCCGGGTGCTCGAGGAGGGCAAGATCTTCTCGATCTACCCGGAGGGCACCCGCTCCCCCGACGGCCGCCTCTACCGGGGCCGGACGGGCATCGCCCGCCTCACCCTGATGACCGGCGCGCCGGTGGTGCCGTTCGCGATGATCGGTACGGACAAGCTCCAGCCGGGCGGCGCGGGCCTGCCGCGTCCCGGCAAGGTGACGGTGCGCTTCGGTGAGCCGATGGAGTTCTCGCGCTACGAGGGCATGGACCGCGACCGCTACGTGCTGCGCGCGGTGACGGACTCGGTGATGGCCGAGGTCATGCGGCTGTCCGGCCAGGAGTACGTCGACATGTACGCCACCAAGGCGAAGGCCGCCTGA
- a CDS encoding glycerophosphodiester phosphodiesterase, which produces MTQGGQRNPGRRTVIGAAVLGAGGVTLGLPGTAGAAGSEGDGRGHTSYRDLPVPTVVAHRGASGYRPEHTIGSYQLALDMGAHVIEQDLVPTKDGHLVCRHENDITGTTDVAAHPEFASRKATKSVDGVSLTGWFTEDFTLAELKTLRAKERIPGTRQENTLYDGRWTIPTFEEVLRWAEQEGRARGRRIWLHIETKHPTYFRGRGLGLEEPLAKLLRTYGRHKKNSPNFLQSFEPGSMRRMAGLVAAPRVVLLSGAATRPWDFQVAGDPRTVADLVKPEGLKWIADFAQGIGPTLDLIIPKDATGKLGAPTTLVRDAHARGLILHPYTMRNENTFLPADFRRGTDPAAYGDAFGAFKRYFEQGIDGIFSDHPDTALLAAEDFARER; this is translated from the coding sequence ATGACACAGGGCGGACAGCGGAATCCCGGGCGGCGCACGGTTATCGGCGCGGCCGTACTCGGGGCCGGGGGCGTCACCCTCGGACTGCCGGGCACCGCGGGCGCCGCCGGGAGCGAGGGGGACGGCCGGGGCCACACCTCCTACCGTGACCTCCCCGTACCGACCGTCGTGGCGCACCGCGGAGCCAGCGGCTACCGCCCCGAACACACCATCGGCTCGTACCAGCTCGCCCTCGACATGGGCGCGCACGTCATCGAGCAGGACCTCGTCCCCACCAAGGACGGGCACCTCGTCTGCCGCCACGAGAACGACATCACCGGGACCACGGACGTCGCGGCGCACCCCGAGTTCGCGTCCCGCAAGGCGACGAAGTCCGTCGACGGCGTGTCGCTCACCGGCTGGTTCACCGAGGACTTCACCCTCGCCGAGCTCAAGACGCTGCGCGCCAAGGAGCGGATCCCGGGCACCCGGCAGGAGAACACCCTGTACGACGGCCGCTGGACGATCCCCACCTTCGAGGAGGTGCTGCGCTGGGCCGAGCAGGAGGGCCGCGCCCGGGGCCGGCGGATCTGGCTGCACATCGAGACCAAGCACCCCACGTACTTCCGCGGCCGCGGCCTCGGCCTCGAAGAGCCCCTGGCCAAGCTGCTGCGCACGTACGGCCGCCACAAGAAGAACTCGCCCAACTTCCTCCAGTCCTTCGAGCCCGGCAGCATGCGGCGCATGGCCGGGCTGGTCGCGGCGCCGCGCGTCGTACTCCTGTCCGGCGCCGCCACCCGGCCCTGGGACTTCCAGGTGGCCGGAGACCCGCGCACCGTCGCCGACCTGGTGAAGCCCGAGGGGCTGAAGTGGATCGCCGACTTCGCCCAGGGGATCGGCCCCACTCTCGACCTCATCATCCCCAAGGACGCCACGGGCAAGCTGGGGGCGCCGACGACGCTCGTACGGGACGCTCACGCGCGGGGGCTGATACTCCACCCGTACACGATGCGCAACGAGAACACCTTCCTGCCCGCGGACTTCAGGCGCGGCACCGATCCGGCGGCGTACGGAGACGCGTTCGGCGCCTTCAAGCGCTACTTCGAACAGGGCATCGACGGCATCTTCTCCGACCACCCGGACACCGCGCTGCTGGCGGCGGAGGACTTCGCGCGCGAGCGCTGA